A genome region from Triticum aestivum cultivar Chinese Spring chromosome 2B, IWGSC CS RefSeq v2.1, whole genome shotgun sequence includes the following:
- the LOC123040161 gene encoding protein NRT1/ PTR FAMILY 2.11-like, translating to MPYVIGNETFEKLGTLGTLWNLLVYLTTVYHIKSVNAATILNFFSGTSNLATILGAFISDTYLGRYTTLAAATIASFIGMALLTLTAVLHSLHPPACASEGQCEGPTPSQLAALMVSFFFLVVGAGGIRPCNLAFGADQFNPRTVDGRRGIASFFNWYYFTFTIAMMLSATVIIYLQSDVNWALGLAVPAVLMGLSCVLFFMGTRLYVCVRPEGSPFTSFAQVLIAASRKRRLRRSHNTFELFDPPHQSKLVSKLAYTDQFTCLDKAAMRTTKDVLCSDEKTSANPWRLCTVQQVEEVKCLARIIPVWLSGIVYFVVITQLGTYVVFQAAQTDRRIIKSASFQIPQGSFIVFQMLALTVWIPVYDRVMVPTLFRFTKREGGITLLQRIGIGLALSVVTMLVSAAVEHRRRRTTMMSCFWLVPQQLIAGLSEAFAAIGLIEFYYRQFPENMRSVAGAFFFLGLGLASFASGLMVIAVHRATSRGDGRPDWLAQDLDEGRVDLFYLVTAAIAAVNLIYFVACSRWYRFKKSDGAVNAGNDVELDESSKKAATAVPV from the exons ATGCCATACGTCATAG GGAATGAGACGTTCGAGAAGCTTGGCACACTCGGGACACTATGGAACTTGCTAGTGTACCTGACGACAGTGTACCACATAAAAAGCGTCAACGCTGCCACCATACTcaacttcttctccggcaccagcAACCTCGCCACCATCCTAGGCGCCTTCATCAGCGACACCTACCTTGGCCGCTACACCACCCTGGCCGCTGCCACCATCGCATCATTCATCGGCATGGCCCTGCTCACCCTCACTGCCGTGCTCCACTCCCTCCACCCTCCTGCATGCGCTTCCGAAGGACAATGTGAGGGTCCCACCCCCTCCCAGCTTGCAGCGCTCATGgtatccttcttcttcctcgtcgtcggCGCCGGCGGCATCCGCCCTTGCAACTTGGCATTCGGGGCCGACCAGTTCAACCCACGTACCGTGGATGGCCGCCGAGGCATCGCCAGCTTCTTCAACTGGTACTACTTCACCTTCACTATTGCCATGATGCTCTCTGCCACCGTCATCATCTACCTCCAGAGCGACGTCAACTGGGCACTAGGCCTCGCAGTGCCTGCCGTGCTCATGGGCCTTTCTTGCGTTCTCTTCTTCATGGGCACACGCCTCTATGTCTGCGTTCGCCCTGAGGGCAGCCCGTTCACTAGCTTTGCACAGGTCCTCATTGCCGCCTCCCGCAAACGCCGCCTCCGACGATCTCACAATACTTTCGAGCTTTTTGACCCGCCACACCAGAGCAAGCTCGTCTCCAAGTTGGCCTACACCGACCAGTTCACATGCCTTGACAAGGCCGCCATGCGAACCACCAAGGATGTACTTTGCTCTGACGAGAAAACATCGGCGAACCCGTGGCGGCTATGCACGGTGCAGCAGGTGGAGGAGGTGAAGTGCCTGGCACGCATCATCCCGGTGTGGCTGTCAGGTATTGTCTACTTCGTGGTGATCACCCAGCTAGGCACCTACGTCGTGTTCCAGGCGGCACAAACTGACCGCCGGATCATCAAGTCTGCAAGCTTCCAGATCCCGCAGGGCTCCTTCATTGTCTTTCAAATGCTTGCGCTCACAGTCTGGATCCCGGTGTATGACCGAGTGATGGTGCCGACACTTTTTCGCTTCACCAAGCGTGAGGGCGGCATCACTTTGCTCCAGCGGATCGGCATCGGGTTGGCACTCTCCGTGGTGACGATGCTGGTGTCGGCAGCtgtggagcaccgtcggcgccggacGACTATGATGTCATGCTTTTGGCTGGTACCGCAACAACTGATTGCCGGATTGTCGGAGGCATTTGCCGCCATCGGTCTGATTGAGTTCTACTACCGACAGTTCCCAGAGAACATGCGAAGCGTAGCGGGGGCATTCTTCTTCCTGGGGCTCGGGCTGGCAAGCTTCGCAAGTGGGCTCATGGTGATTGCGGTGCATCGCGCGACGAGCAGAGGGGACGGGCGGCCGGACTGGCTGGCGCAGGACCTAGACGAAGGGAGGGTGGACCTATTCTACCTGGTCACCGCTGCCATCGCCGCCGTCAACCTCATCTACTTTGTGGCCTGTTCGCGGTGGTACAGGTTCAAGAAGTCCGATGGTGCCGTCAACGCTGGCAATGATGTCGAGCTTGACGAAAGCTCAAAGAAAGCTGCGACTGCGGTGCCGGTTTAG